The Maridesulfovibrio sp. genomic sequence CCATTGAGCACGAAATCAGGATCTCCACGCAGGTCGAGAACTGCGCCATACGCACCGCCGTTCAGCAAAAAGCCCAGAAATTCTTCGATTTTATCCATGGGCAATTGAACCACGTCTTCCTGTCCTGCAAGTTCAAATCCGGCTAGCACAGGCTTTGAAATCTCCCCCTCACCGCAAAAAGCCACCAGCACCTGCTTTACCCCGGCAGTAAGAGCCGGGACAAGTGCGGCCAGAATGCGTACCGGGGAAACCGACCTTGCGTCTAGAAGGAGCACCGTCCATTCAAGCGGAGCTGTCGCGACTTCGGTTTCAAAGCCTCCGTTCCAAGTATTTACGTTCCATGTCTTTTGCGGTGTTTCCGGCGAATTCACGCTGTAAACCTGTGCGATGGTCTTTTTCAACCACGCACGCCGGGAAGGCGAGGTCGCTTCATATGCATCAGCAAAAACTTCATCTTCTATCTGATAAGTTTGCAACCATTCTGGAAATTCAAACATAGTCGATGCCTCCGGCAGCCAAAGAAACTTTCCCTAATAATCATTCGGACTATTAATAAATTTCTTCCATGGCGTCATTGTTAAGCATTAATCAACACACCAAAACAACTAAATAAAAGCCCGGCAGACATACGTCTGTCGGGCAGATTTTGCAATATTAAAAGACAAGCCTAGAGCCAGTCAACCAGTTCTTTCCAACTTCCCTGTAACTTTTCGCGTTCTTCCTGCGAAAGAGTCTTCTGGTACTCGTAATAAGACATTTCAGCCTGTTTCATGGCATATTTCTGAACTTCTGGCAGATCTTTAAAATTCCTGACCACATAGGCATAACGTTTCCATGCAGAACCGAATTTTTCAGAGCGCCAAAAAAAGTCCGCAATATACAATTCATGATCAGCCAAAGCCCGGCGGCATTTTACTATATATCCCTTCGATGCTTTGGCATACTCACTTTCAGAATAAGCTTCTTCAACCCTGTAAAAATATTCAAGGGCTTCCGTGATATTCGTTTGCGGTCTGTCAATTGAACTGAACAAATTAAAATTGCTCAACCCGATTTGAAACAGGACATACGGAATTTCTTCACTACCGGGATGCAATGCTGAAAATTCCTTATATGCTTCAGAGGCATCAAAATATTTTTTATCAAGAAAATAGGCGTCACCAAGACTTATCTCTGCTTTCAGAGTGTATGGGCTGAAAGGATAACGGTCTTTAAGCTTTGAAAAATACTCGGTTGCATCATAGTAATCCTTCTCTTTCATGGCTTCCACACCGGCCTCATAAAGTTCCTGTGCGGTATCCTC encodes the following:
- a CDS encoding histidinol dehydrogenase, whose translation is MFEFPEWLQTYQIEDEVFADAYEATSPSRRAWLKKTIAQVYSVNSPETPQKTWNVNTWNGGFETEVATAPLEWTVLLLDARSVSPVRILAALVPALTAGVKQVLVAFCGEGEISKPVLAGFELAGQEDVVQLPMDKIEEFLGFLLNGGAYGAVLDLRGDPDFVLNGPCVRYWRVPEISSISVCKNEDFPDMDVLAFVHPDVEFVEVDEDSLDEGEADAAVVPAELVGEALMTFNIVLAHGQEGCWLWNGFNSSFFKRECVALAVAE
- a CDS encoding outer membrane protein assembly factor BamD → MRNKFFSFVLASLLLISLSGCGLIDYYFLPKPEDTAQELYEAGVEAMKEKDYYDATEYFSKLKDRYPFSPYTLKAEISLGDAYFLDKKYFDASEAYKEFSALHPGSEEIPYVLFQIGLSNFNLFSSIDRPQTNITEALEYFYRVEEAYSESEYAKASKGYIVKCRRALADHELYIADFFWRSEKFGSAWKRYAYVVRNFKDLPEVQKYAMKQAEMSYYEYQKTLSQEEREKLQGSWKELVDWL